From Candidatus Manganitrophaceae bacterium, one genomic window encodes:
- the meaB gene encoding methylmalonyl Co-A mutase-associated GTPase MeaB, with protein sequence MTDRRTDRSASIRSILKGNVRAASQLLTLVQNQSSSARPILKALFPHTGKARLIGITGPAGAGKSTLINQLITAFREKKQSVGVLAVDPTSPFSGGALLGDRLRMQPHFLDRDVFIRSLATRGAWGGLSPALFEAIHVLDAMGKEIILIETVGVGQDEVEIARLADVVVLVLAPGMGDEVQMMKAGLLEIGDAVVVNKGDLKEARWLYHQLKETLSDRPLLRVIADRGEGIPALITEIEKQLETEPAPARRRGFVREELRTLLREHLGNVIDQVSFNEKEIESVLLRRRDPYRLIRSWIKRSGVKTFSSTP encoded by the coding sequence GTGACCGATCGACGGACCGATCGATCGGCGTCTATTCGATCCATCCTCAAAGGAAATGTCCGCGCGGCCTCTCAACTTCTCACCCTTGTCCAAAATCAAAGCTCCTCGGCCCGCCCCATACTTAAAGCCTTATTTCCCCACACCGGCAAGGCGCGTCTTATCGGGATCACCGGTCCGGCCGGCGCTGGAAAAAGCACACTGATCAATCAATTGATCACCGCCTTCCGGGAAAAAAAGCAATCGGTCGGGGTGCTGGCCGTCGATCCGACCAGTCCCTTCTCGGGGGGCGCCCTTCTGGGAGACCGTCTCCGGATGCAGCCGCACTTTCTCGACCGGGATGTTTTTATCCGAAGCCTCGCGACACGCGGCGCGTGGGGCGGGCTCAGTCCGGCCCTCTTTGAGGCGATCCATGTCCTCGACGCGATGGGAAAAGAGATCATTTTAATTGAGACGGTCGGCGTCGGGCAAGACGAGGTGGAAATTGCGCGGCTGGCCGATGTCGTCGTGTTGGTCTTGGCCCCCGGCATGGGGGATGAGGTGCAGATGATGAAGGCGGGGCTCCTGGAGATCGGCGATGCGGTGGTCGTCAATAAGGGAGATCTCAAAGAGGCGCGGTGGCTTTATCATCAACTCAAAGAGACCCTTTCGGACCGGCCGCTGCTGCGGGTGATCGCCGACCGGGGGGAGGGTATTCCGGCTTTGATCACCGAAATTGAAAAGCAGCTGGAGACCGAGCCTGCGCCGGCACGGCGGCGGGGCTTTGTCCGGGAGGAGCTCCGCACCCTTTTAAGAGAGCATCTTGGGAATGTAATCGATCAGGTTTCTTTTAATGAGAAAGAGATTGAATCGGTTTTACTTCGGAGGCGAGATCCGTATCGTCTGATCCGCTCCTGGATAAAAAGAAGCGGGGTTAAGACTTTTTCTTCAACTCCATGA
- a CDS encoding GTPase domain-containing protein gives MSFINYSAREINCKIVYYGPGLCGKTTNLIYIYKKTNPDSKGKMISLATETERTLFFDFLPLALGNIKGFKVRFHLYTVPGQVFYDASRKLILRGVDGVIFVADSQVERMEANIESLENLRKNLKDQGLNLDAMPFVIQYNKRDLPNVVPVEELNRVLNPRGVPSFEGVAATGKGVFDTLKELAKMVIMELKKKS, from the coding sequence ATGTCGTTCATCAACTATTCAGCCCGTGAGATCAACTGCAAGATCGTTTACTACGGTCCGGGGCTCTGCGGCAAGACGACGAACCTCATCTATATTTATAAGAAGACCAATCCCGACAGCAAGGGGAAGATGATCTCGCTGGCCACCGAAACGGAGCGGACCCTCTTCTTCGATTTTCTTCCACTGGCACTCGGCAACATCAAAGGATTTAAGGTCCGCTTTCATCTTTATACCGTGCCGGGCCAAGTCTTTTACGATGCGAGCCGCAAGCTGATTCTGCGGGGGGTGGACGGTGTGATCTTCGTCGCCGACTCTCAAGTGGAGCGGATGGAAGCCAACATCGAAAGTTTGGAAAACCTGCGAAAGAACCTGAAAGACCAAGGACTGAACCTCGATGCGATGCCCTTTGTCATTCAATATAACAAGCGGGACCTCCCGAATGTCGTTCCGGTAGAGGAGCTGAATCGCGTCCTCAATCCACGGGGGGTTCCTTCTTTTGAAGGGGTTGCTGCGACCGGCAAAGGGGTTTTCGATACGTTGAAAGAGCTGGCAAAAATGGTGATCATGGAGTTGAAGAAAAAGTCTTAA